The segment aggcggcggcggagagaggaggcggcggggggcggccccGGAGTCCTATGCGCGTAGTGGGCCGGCGTGGGGCGGGGCGGGGGAGGAGAGAGGCCCCGTGCGGGGAGGCCCGCTCGACGCCAGATGTTGGGCAGGGGCCAGCCGCCCTCAGTAAGTGCTGCCGGGGCGCCGAGTCCCTCCCGCCCCGCAGCAGGCAGCGCCCCGCCATGGCCCGCACGGCTCCCCCGGCCGTGCCGCCGCCGCCCTCGGGACCACCGCCCCGCGGCTCGCTCGGGCTGCACCGCGCCTTCCTGCTGAGCCCGCTGGGGCTGCTCCGCCTTGGGCAGCTGGCGGTGGGCGCTGCTTTCTGGCTCACCGTGGCTGCCCACTGGTACGAGGGGGCGGCCCACTTCGCCCTCTTCGCC is part of the Numida meleagris isolate 19003 breed g44 Domestic line chromosome 5, NumMel1.0, whole genome shotgun sequence genome and harbors:
- the MARVELD1 gene encoding MARVEL domain-containing protein 1, with the translated sequence MRVVGRRGAGRGRREAPCGEARSTPDVGQGPAALSKCCRGAESLPPRSRQRPAMARTAPPAVPPPPSGPPPRGSLGLHRAFLLSPLGLLRLGQLAVGAAFWLTVAAHWYEGAAHFALFAAVLVWLLTLGLFGLSALGRWELVPWLGSRWLLANLVHDLVLGVGLCTAAAGIMGHKAGQKSYCNLPGYSQRCLYGAYLGAAVCGAVAACLYLFSGLYCLARRCRDQRDII